The Agromyces atrinae genome window below encodes:
- a CDS encoding LysM peptidoglycan-binding domain-containing protein — translation MTGIGRLVSVPVAIVSAVAVTFGVATPAEANPTVSKRPPKAKAITPEVRTAGARVATEAAPVEYTVQSGDTISGVAERFGLPTASVLARNGLSWSSLIFPGQVLALVDAAAARPAPAEIRRHTVADGETISGIAASYGLSTSDVLSANGLGPQSLIFAGQSIVLPDSASPVPAAAVAPAPPAAAPTTHTVVAGDTISGIAERLGTSIQAVLDANGLDWSSVIHPGDVISLPGAPVPAAIVTPVDVAGLTDEMAANARVIIAVGRELALGDQAIVIALAAAAQESGLVNVDYGDRDSLGLFQQRPSMGWGTEAEVRDPTRAARAFYGGPSSPTGGEPRGLIDIPGWETMSVTDAAQAVQLSAHPDLYAQWEGPARTWLSVLG, via the coding sequence ATGACCGGCATCGGCCGGCTCGTCTCCGTGCCCGTCGCCATCGTCAGCGCCGTCGCCGTGACGTTCGGCGTCGCCACTCCGGCCGAGGCGAACCCCACCGTGTCGAAGCGTCCGCCCAAGGCGAAGGCGATCACCCCCGAGGTGCGCACCGCCGGCGCTCGCGTCGCGACCGAGGCGGCACCCGTCGAGTACACCGTGCAGAGCGGCGACACGATCAGCGGAGTCGCGGAGCGCTTCGGCCTGCCGACGGCGTCCGTGCTGGCACGGAACGGTCTCAGCTGGTCATCCCTCATCTTCCCCGGGCAGGTGCTCGCGCTCGTCGACGCCGCCGCTGCGCGACCCGCCCCCGCCGAGATCCGTCGGCACACGGTCGCCGACGGCGAGACGATCAGCGGCATCGCCGCGTCGTACGGCCTCTCGACCTCCGACGTGCTGAGCGCCAACGGGCTCGGACCGCAGAGCCTCATCTTCGCCGGTCAGTCGATCGTGCTCCCCGACTCGGCGTCGCCGGTGCCCGCAGCGGCCGTCGCGCCCGCACCGCCGGCTGCTGCTCCCACGACCCACACCGTCGTCGCGGGCGACACCATCTCGGGGATCGCGGAACGTCTCGGGACGAGCATCCAGGCCGTCCTCGATGCGAACGGACTCGACTGGTCGAGCGTCATCCACCCCGGCGACGTCATCTCCCTACCGGGCGCCCCCGTGCCCGCGGCGATCGTGACCCCGGTCGATGTCGCGGGCCTCACCGACGAGATGGCCGCCAACGCGCGCGTCATCATCGCCGTCGGCCGCGAACTCGCCCTCGGAGACCAGGCGATCGTCATCGCCCTCGCCGCCGCGGCGCAGGAGTCGGGCCTCGTGAACGTCGACTACGGCGACCGCGACTCGCTCGGTCTCTTCCAGCAGCGCCCCAGCATGGGCTGGGGAACCGAAGCCGAGGTCCGCGACCCGACTCGCGCCGCGCGAGCCTTTTACGGCGGCCCGTCGTCGCCGACGGGAGGCGAGCCGCGCGGCCTCATCGACATCCCCGGGTGGGAGACGATGAGCGTGACCGACGCGGCGCAGGCCGTGCAGCTCTCGGCCCACCCCGACCTCTACGCGCAGTGGGAGGGCCCCGCACGCACGTGGCTCAGCGTGCTCGGTTGA
- a CDS encoding Rv2175c family DNA-binding protein, with protein sequence MTENAAAEWLTVPDLVEILDLSPSRVRRLIDDHHLLAGRIDGVLKVPAVFLRDGEPIAELQGTVTVLSDAGFTDEEALRWMLEVEESLGASPIDALLAGRKAEVRRIAQALA encoded by the coding sequence GTGACAGAGAACGCTGCCGCCGAATGGCTGACCGTCCCCGACCTCGTCGAGATCCTCGACCTCTCGCCGAGCCGCGTGCGTCGTCTCATCGACGACCACCACCTGCTCGCCGGACGCATCGATGGTGTGCTCAAGGTGCCCGCGGTGTTCCTCCGCGACGGTGAGCCGATCGCCGAACTCCAGGGCACGGTCACCGTGCTGAGCGACGCGGGATTCACCGACGAGGAAGCGCTCCGGTGGATGCTCGAGGTCGAAGAGAGCCTCGGCGCATCACCGATCGATGCGCTGCTCGCCGGCCGCAAGGCCGAAGTGCGTCGGATCGCCCAAGCCCTCGCCTGA
- the def gene encoding peptide deformylase yields the protein MPERPIRLFGDPVLKSATEHIDVIDDRVRGLVADLLDSVRLPGRAGVAATQIGVGLRAFSYNVDGVVGYILNPEIVEVSGEKELVDEGCLSVPGLWHPTPRYPFARVRGIDLDGEEIELSGTGLMAQALQHETDHLDGILYLDRLEKGERRTAMRLVRESDWF from the coding sequence ATGCCCGAACGCCCGATCCGTCTCTTCGGAGACCCCGTTCTGAAGTCAGCCACCGAGCACATCGACGTCATCGACGACCGCGTCCGCGGCCTCGTCGCCGACCTCCTCGACAGCGTGCGTCTTCCCGGTCGGGCCGGTGTCGCGGCCACGCAGATCGGCGTGGGGCTCCGCGCGTTCAGCTACAACGTCGACGGCGTCGTGGGCTACATCCTGAACCCCGAGATCGTCGAGGTCTCGGGCGAGAAGGAGCTCGTCGACGAAGGCTGCCTGTCGGTGCCGGGTCTCTGGCACCCGACGCCGCGCTATCCCTTCGCGCGCGTGCGCGGAATCGACCTCGACGGCGAGGAGATCGAGCTCTCCGGCACGGGCCTCATGGCGCAGGCTCTGCAGCACGAGACCGATCACCTCGACGGCATCCTCTACCTCGACCGCCTCGAGAAGGGCGAGCGCCGAACGGCGATGCGCCTCGTCCGAGAGTCGGACTGGTTCTGA
- the mraZ gene encoding division/cell wall cluster transcriptional repressor MraZ, whose product MFLGTYEPKLDEKGRIILPAKFRDELSNGLVLTRGQEHCIYVFSAREFEDLHDKIRQAPVTSKQARDYMRVFLSGATAETPDKQNRVTIPASLRSYAGLDRDLAVIGAGSRVEIWSQTSWQDYLTEQEAAFANTAEEVIPGLF is encoded by the coding sequence ATGTTCCTCGGAACCTACGAGCCCAAGCTCGACGAGAAAGGGCGCATCATCCTTCCCGCCAAATTTCGCGACGAGCTCTCCAACGGCCTCGTCCTGACGCGCGGCCAGGAGCACTGCATCTACGTCTTCAGCGCTCGTGAGTTCGAAGACCTGCACGACAAGATCCGCCAGGCCCCGGTCACGAGCAAGCAGGCGCGTGACTACATGCGCGTCTTCCTCTCGGGCGCGACGGCCGAGACGCCCGACAAGCAGAACCGCGTCACGATCCCCGCATCGCTGCGCTCCTACGCCGGTCTCGACCGCGACCTCGCCGTCATCGGTGCGGGCAGCCGGGTCGAGATCTGGAGCCAGACGTCGTGGCAGGACTACCTGACCGAGCAAGAGGCGGCATTCGCCAACACGGCGGAGGAGGTGATCCCGGGACTCTTCTGA
- a CDS encoding polyprenyl synthetase family protein, protein MADRFRLVDLVDARIDEFISDRSSIILSIGPDLAPLTDFSRRFLSGGKRFRALFCYWGWQSVAGREGFDPFADVGDTDLDSVVSAAAALEIFHAAALVHDDIIDNSDTRRGSPAAHRLFESTHLESGWAGDADAFGRSSAILLGDLLLGWSDELLDVGLEPLGRDRARATRAEFMHMRTEVTAGQYLDILEEQAWVRQQESEMRSRAERVIVYKSAKYSIQAPLLIGAAIGGATLDQRAALRDFGLPLGIAYQLRDDMLGVFGDSAVTGKPSGDDLREGKRTVLVALARERLAAGPRNVLDELLGDPTLGDEQVRMLQRTLTECGAVDAVEALIEEQVSLALAALEGSTLTRAAIDELTALTKTVTRRSS, encoded by the coding sequence GTGGCCGATCGCTTCCGACTTGTCGATCTCGTCGACGCACGCATCGACGAGTTCATCTCCGACCGTTCCTCCATCATCCTCTCGATTGGACCGGACCTCGCCCCGCTGACCGACTTCTCGCGGCGATTTCTCAGCGGAGGCAAGAGGTTCAGAGCCCTCTTCTGCTACTGGGGATGGCAGTCCGTCGCCGGGCGGGAGGGCTTCGATCCGTTCGCGGACGTCGGGGACACCGACCTCGACTCGGTGGTCTCCGCGGCCGCGGCACTCGAGATCTTCCACGCCGCGGCCCTCGTCCACGACGACATCATCGATAACTCCGACACGCGGCGCGGCTCCCCCGCCGCTCATCGCCTGTTCGAGTCGACGCACCTCGAGTCCGGGTGGGCGGGCGATGCCGACGCGTTCGGACGGTCATCCGCGATCCTCCTCGGCGATCTCCTGCTCGGATGGAGCGACGAGCTCCTCGACGTCGGGCTCGAGCCGCTCGGGCGCGACCGTGCTCGCGCGACGCGTGCGGAGTTCATGCACATGCGCACGGAGGTGACGGCCGGCCAGTACCTCGACATCCTCGAGGAGCAGGCGTGGGTGCGTCAGCAGGAGAGCGAGATGCGATCGCGCGCCGAGCGCGTCATCGTCTACAAGTCGGCCAAGTACAGCATCCAGGCACCGCTCCTCATCGGAGCGGCGATCGGTGGGGCGACCCTCGACCAGCGCGCGGCCCTTCGCGACTTCGGCCTCCCGCTCGGCATCGCCTACCAGCTGCGTGACGACATGCTCGGCGTGTTCGGCGACTCCGCCGTCACCGGCAAGCCGAGCGGAGACGACCTCCGCGAGGGCAAGCGGACCGTGCTCGTCGCGCTCGCCCGCGAACGTCTCGCGGCCGGCCCGCGGAACGTGCTCGACGAGCTGCTCGGCGATCCGACGCTCGGCGACGAACAGGTCAGGATGCTCCAGCGCACGCTCACCGAGTGCGGCGCCGTCGATGCGGTCGAGGCCCTCATCGAGGAACAGGTCTCACTCGCACTCGCCGCGCTCGAGGGATCAACCCTCACTCGCGCAGCGATCGACGAACTCACCGCACTGACGAAGACGGTGACGCGCCGCTCATCGTGA
- a CDS encoding AMP-dependent synthetase/ligase, translated as MTQFDTPALVEADPQANATDLLVDRVAQTPSSVLFSVPDGDGWSPITTQQFYDQVIALAKGLVAAGIQPGDKIGLMSKTRYEWTLIDFATWFAGAVLVPVYETSSPQQVKWNLADSGATSVILETADHFARFDEVHPELPEIGNVWQIELGDLDKLAAAGVGVDDAEIERRRTLAVGSDIATLIYTSGSTGKPKGCVLTHSNFVELARNSAVALKEVVHDPRGASTLLFITTAHVFARFISVLSVHAGVRVGHQPDTKLLLPSLGSFKPTFLLAVPRVFEKVYNVSEQKAEAGGKGKIFRAAADAAVEHSRLVQEGKPVPFGLKIKFKLFDKLVYSKLRTAMGGNVTYAVSGSAPLGPRLGHFYHSLGITILEGYGLTETTAPATVNLANKSKIGTVGPALPGVSVRTADDGEIEVKGVNVFKEYWKNPEATAASFDGEWYKTGDLGSFDADGFLTITGRKKEIIVTAGGKNVAPAALEDPIRANPLVGQIVVVGDQKPFISALVTLDPEMLPAWLGNNGQDAGMSLAAAVKNPAVLAEVQRAIDAANESVSRAESIRKFVVLNTEFTEASGHLTPKMSIKRDNILRDYSGEIEGMYSGAPATEGISTAG; from the coding sequence GTGACCCAGTTCGATACGCCCGCCCTCGTTGAGGCCGACCCCCAGGCGAACGCGACGGACCTACTCGTCGATCGCGTCGCTCAGACACCGAGTTCCGTACTGTTCTCCGTTCCCGACGGCGACGGGTGGTCGCCGATCACGACCCAGCAGTTCTACGACCAGGTCATCGCGCTCGCGAAGGGACTCGTCGCCGCCGGCATCCAGCCCGGCGACAAGATCGGCCTCATGTCGAAGACCCGCTACGAGTGGACGCTCATCGACTTCGCCACGTGGTTCGCCGGCGCCGTCCTCGTGCCGGTCTACGAGACGAGCTCGCCCCAGCAGGTGAAGTGGAACCTCGCCGACTCGGGCGCGACCTCGGTCATCCTCGAGACCGCCGACCACTTCGCGCGCTTCGACGAGGTGCACCCCGAGCTGCCGGAGATCGGCAACGTCTGGCAGATCGAGCTCGGCGACCTCGACAAGCTCGCCGCGGCCGGCGTCGGAGTGGATGACGCCGAGATCGAGCGTCGACGCACTCTCGCCGTCGGTTCCGACATCGCGACCCTCATCTACACCTCCGGCTCGACCGGCAAGCCCAAGGGCTGCGTGCTGACGCACTCGAACTTCGTGGAGCTCGCCCGGAACTCCGCCGTCGCCCTGAAGGAGGTCGTCCACGACCCGCGCGGCGCCTCGACGCTGCTCTTCATCACCACGGCGCACGTCTTCGCCCGATTCATCTCGGTGCTGTCGGTTCATGCCGGTGTGCGTGTCGGCCACCAGCCCGACACGAAGCTCCTCCTCCCCTCGCTCGGCAGCTTCAAGCCGACGTTCCTCCTCGCGGTCCCCCGCGTCTTCGAGAAGGTCTACAACGTCTCCGAGCAGAAGGCCGAGGCGGGCGGCAAGGGCAAGATCTTCCGCGCGGCCGCCGACGCGGCTGTCGAACACTCGCGACTGGTGCAGGAGGGCAAGCCCGTCCCGTTCGGTCTGAAGATCAAGTTCAAGCTCTTCGACAAGCTCGTCTACTCGAAGCTGCGGACGGCGATGGGCGGCAACGTCACCTACGCCGTCTCGGGTTCCGCGCCCCTCGGCCCGCGACTCGGCCACTTCTACCACTCGCTCGGTATCACGATCCTCGAGGGCTACGGCCTCACCGAGACGACGGCTCCCGCGACCGTGAACCTCGCGAACAAGTCGAAGATCGGCACGGTCGGCCCCGCCCTCCCCGGAGTCTCGGTGCGCACCGCCGACGACGGCGAGATCGAGGTCAAGGGCGTCAACGTCTTCAAGGAGTACTGGAAGAACCCCGAGGCCACGGCGGCGTCGTTCGACGGCGAGTGGTACAAGACGGGCGACCTCGGCTCGTTCGACGCCGACGGCTTCCTGACCATCACCGGACGCAAGAAGGAGATCATCGTCACGGCCGGCGGCAAGAACGTCGCACCGGCCGCGCTCGAAGACCCGATCCGTGCGAACCCGCTCGTCGGCCAGATCGTCGTCGTCGGAGATCAGAAGCCGTTCATCTCGGCCCTCGTCACCCTCGACCCCGAGATGCTGCCCGCGTGGCTCGGCAACAACGGCCAGGATGCCGGCATGAGCCTCGCCGCGGCCGTCAAGAACCCGGCGGTGCTCGCCGAGGTGCAGCGCGCGATCGACGCCGCCAACGAGTCGGTCTCACGCGCGGAGTCGATCCGCAAGTTCGTCGTGCTGAACACCGAGTTCACCGAGGCGAGCGGCCACCTCACGCCGAAGATGAGCATCAAGCGCGACAACATCCTGCGCGACTATTCGGGCGAGATCGAGGGCATGTACAGCGGCGCCCCGGCGACCGAGGGCATCTCGACCGCCGGTTGA
- a CDS encoding class II 3-deoxy-7-phosphoheptulonate synthase, which produces MIAGLDYWRTLPIKQQPSWPDPEAAQAASAELAGLPPLVFAGEVDMLRDRLAAAARGEAFLLQGGDCAETFAGATADQIRNRVKTVLQMAVVLTYGASMPVVKMGRMAGQFAKPRSSDTETRGDVTLPAYRGDIVNGYDFTPESRAADPGRLVRGYHTAASTLNLIRAFTQGGFADLRQVHSWNQGFAANPANQRYEKLAREIDRAVKFMDACGADFDELRRVEFYTGHEGLLMDYERPMTRIDSRTGTPYNTSSHFVWIGERTRELDGAHVDFLSRVRNPIGVKLGPTTTPEVMLELIDKLDPEREPGRLTFITRMGAGKIRDALPPLLEAISKSDAQPLWVTDPMHGNGITTPNGYKTRRFDDVVDEVKGFFEAHRDAGTHPGGIHVELTGDDVTECLGGSEHIDEATLATRYESLCDPRLNHMQSLELAFLVAEELAAR; this is translated from the coding sequence GTGATTGCCGGGCTCGACTATTGGCGCACGCTTCCGATCAAGCAGCAGCCATCCTGGCCCGACCCCGAGGCCGCCCAGGCGGCGTCCGCTGAGCTCGCCGGCCTCCCGCCGCTCGTGTTCGCGGGCGAGGTCGACATGCTGCGTGATCGACTCGCCGCCGCTGCACGCGGTGAGGCGTTCCTGCTCCAGGGCGGCGACTGCGCCGAGACCTTCGCCGGTGCCACGGCCGACCAGATCCGCAACCGCGTGAAGACCGTGCTGCAGATGGCCGTCGTGCTGACCTACGGCGCCTCGATGCCGGTCGTGAAGATGGGCCGTATGGCCGGTCAGTTCGCGAAGCCCCGCTCGAGCGACACCGAGACGCGCGGCGACGTCACGCTGCCCGCGTACCGCGGCGACATCGTGAACGGCTACGACTTCACGCCCGAGTCGCGTGCGGCCGACCCCGGTCGCCTCGTCCGCGGCTACCACACGGCCGCGTCGACCCTGAACCTCATCCGTGCGTTCACGCAGGGCGGTTTCGCCGACCTGCGTCAGGTGCACAGCTGGAACCAGGGCTTCGCCGCGAACCCCGCGAACCAGCGCTACGAGAAGCTCGCCCGCGAGATCGATCGTGCCGTGAAGTTCATGGATGCCTGCGGTGCCGACTTCGACGAGCTCCGACGTGTCGAGTTCTACACCGGCCACGAGGGCCTCCTCATGGACTACGAGCGTCCGATGACGCGCATCGACTCGCGTACGGGCACGCCGTACAACACGTCGTCGCACTTCGTGTGGATCGGCGAGCGTACGCGCGAGCTCGATGGCGCCCACGTCGACTTCCTGTCGCGCGTCCGCAACCCCATCGGCGTCAAGCTCGGCCCGACGACGACGCCCGAGGTCATGCTCGAGCTCATCGACAAGCTCGACCCCGAGCGTGAGCCCGGTCGTCTGACGTTCATCACGCGCATGGGCGCCGGGAAGATCCGTGACGCTCTGCCGCCGCTCCTCGAGGCCATCTCGAAGAGCGACGCGCAGCCGCTGTGGGTCACCGACCCGATGCACGGCAACGGCATCACGACGCCCAACGGCTACAAGACACGTCGTTTCGACGATGTCGTCGACGAGGTCAAGGGCTTCTTCGAGGCTCACCGCGATGCCGGAACCCACCCCGGCGGAATCCACGTCGAGCTCACGGGCGACGACGTCACCGAGTGCCTCGGCGGCTCGGAGCACATCGATGAGGCGACCCTCGCGACGCGCTACGAGAGCCTGTGCGATCCGCGTCTGAACCACATGCAGTCGCTCGAGCTCGCGTTCCTCGTGGCCGAGGAGCTCGCCGCACGCTGA
- a CDS encoding DUF3040 domain-containing protein, whose amino-acid sequence MPLSEQEQRLLDEMERSLYRNDADFVATGGRRGRPNYRSVTIGILLAAAGIAALIAGVAIPQLLVGIAGFVLMFAGVLLALTPSKRLTPEDITSSTGSPRAAAHDSGGFIGRMNDRWERRQEGRE is encoded by the coding sequence ATGCCGCTTTCCGAGCAGGAGCAACGCCTCCTCGATGAGATGGAGCGCAGTCTCTACCGTAATGATGCGGATTTCGTCGCGACCGGGGGGCGACGTGGTCGTCCCAACTACCGATCGGTGACCATCGGCATCCTTCTCGCCGCCGCCGGTATCGCCGCGCTCATCGCGGGCGTGGCCATCCCTCAGCTCCTCGTCGGCATCGCCGGATTCGTGCTGATGTTCGCGGGTGTGCTGCTGGCGCTGACGCCGTCGAAGAGACTCACGCCCGAAGACATCACGTCGTCGACCGGTTCGCCGCGCGCCGCGGCACATGACTCCGGCGGTTTCATCGGTCGCATGAACGACCGCTGGGAACGTCGTCAAGAGGGTCGCGAGTAG
- a CDS encoding ROK family glucokinase — protein sequence MRAIGIDIGGTKIAGAVVDEFGEILRSERRPSPAGDPVLMEQTIVEMINSLAEGEEIAAAGVAAAGFIDAAQSSVYYAPNINWRNEPLREKLEKRVSVPVIIENDANAAGWAEFRFGAGRLVSDMVMLTIGTGVGGAIVADDRLLRGGFGAGAELGHLRIVPGGLACGCGQHGCIEQYGSGRALLRLANEIADAGGIGQALASAREAAGALDGGIVGSLIAQRDPGAVAALRQLGHWIGQAAASLSAVLDPQLFVIGGGVAASGDLLIEPIRASYLDHLPARGYHPEPDFVIAELVNDAGVVGAADLARIYVGDHR from the coding sequence GTGCGCGCGATCGGTATCGATATCGGTGGAACGAAGATCGCTGGAGCGGTCGTCGACGAGTTCGGAGAGATCCTCCGCTCTGAGCGTCGACCGTCGCCCGCCGGTGACCCCGTCCTCATGGAGCAGACCATCGTCGAGATGATCAACTCCCTCGCCGAGGGTGAGGAGATCGCGGCGGCCGGTGTCGCCGCGGCCGGGTTCATCGATGCCGCGCAGTCGAGCGTCTACTACGCACCGAACATCAACTGGCGCAACGAGCCCCTCCGCGAGAAGCTCGAGAAGCGCGTCTCGGTGCCCGTCATCATCGAGAACGACGCCAACGCCGCGGGCTGGGCCGAGTTCCGGTTCGGCGCGGGGCGCCTCGTGAGCGACATGGTCATGCTCACCATCGGCACGGGCGTCGGGGGAGCGATCGTCGCCGACGACCGTCTCCTGCGCGGCGGATTCGGCGCGGGAGCCGAGCTCGGCCACCTGCGCATCGTGCCCGGAGGCCTCGCGTGCGGGTGCGGCCAGCACGGGTGCATCGAGCAGTACGGCTCGGGCCGGGCACTCCTCCGCCTCGCGAACGAGATCGCGGATGCCGGCGGCATCGGTCAGGCGCTCGCCTCGGCCCGTGAGGCTGCGGGAGCACTCGACGGCGGCATCGTCGGCTCGCTCATCGCGCAGCGCGATCCGGGCGCCGTCGCGGCCCTCCGCCAGCTCGGCCACTGGATCGGTCAGGCGGCGGCGAGCCTCTCGGCCGTGCTCGACCCCCAGCTCTTCGTCATCGGCGGCGGTGTGGCCGCCTCGGGCGACCTTCTCATCGAGCCGATCCGCGCGTCCTATCTCGATCACCTCCCCGCTCGCGGCTACCACCCCGAGCCCGACTTCGTCATCGCCGAGCTCGTGAACGACGCGGGAGTCGTCGGCGCCGCCGACCTCGCGCGTATCTACGTCGGCGACCACCGCTAG
- a CDS encoding lysophospholipid acyltransferase family protein: protein MFYWIMKNIVAGPILFAIFRPWVRGLENIPKSGGAILASNHLSFIDSVFLPLAVNRRVVFLAKSEYFTGTGIKGWATRLFFEATGQLPIDRSGGKASEASLNTGLKVLHDGQLLGIYPEGTRSPDARMYRGRTGVARMVLESGVPVIPVAMIDTEKVMPIGSRIPKIRRIGIIIGEPIDFSRFEGLEGDRFVLRSVTDELVYNLRALSGQEYVDVYASSVKEKRASLSR, encoded by the coding sequence TTGTTCTACTGGATCATGAAGAACATCGTCGCCGGACCGATCCTGTTCGCGATCTTCCGCCCGTGGGTCAGGGGCCTCGAGAACATCCCGAAGTCGGGCGGCGCTATCCTCGCCTCGAATCACCTGTCGTTCATCGACTCGGTGTTCCTCCCGCTCGCCGTCAACAGGCGTGTGGTGTTCCTCGCGAAGAGCGAGTACTTCACGGGCACCGGCATCAAGGGCTGGGCGACCCGGTTGTTCTTCGAGGCCACGGGGCAGCTCCCGATCGACCGATCGGGCGGCAAGGCTTCCGAGGCGTCGCTCAACACGGGCCTGAAGGTGCTGCACGACGGACAGCTCCTCGGCATCTATCCGGAGGGCACGCGGAGCCCCGATGCGCGCATGTATCGCGGTCGCACCGGAGTCGCACGCATGGTCCTCGAGTCGGGCGTGCCCGTCATCCCCGTCGCCATGATCGACACCGAGAAGGTCATGCCGATCGGTTCGCGCATCCCCAAGATCCGTCGCATCGGCATCATCATCGGCGAGCCGATCGACTTCAGTCGCTTCGAGGGACTCGAGGGCGACCGCTTCGTGCTGCGCTCCGTCACGGACGAACTGGTCTACAACCTGCGCGCGCTGAGCGGCCAGGAATACGTCGACGTCTACGCCAGTTCGGTCAAGGAGAAGCGCGCGTCGCTTTCGCGCTAG
- the pknB gene encoding Stk1 family PASTA domain-containing Ser/Thr kinase, with the protein MTTPPADPLIGRLIDGRYQVRSRIARGGMATVYLATDLRLERRVAIKIMHGHLADDASFKDRFVQEARSAARLAHPNVVNVFDQGQDADSAYLVMEYLPGITLRDLLKDYTSLTPEQTVDIMDAVLSGLAAAHKAGIVHRDLKPENVLLADDGRIKLGDFGLARAASANTATGQALLGTIAYLSPELVTRGVADARSDIYAVGIMMYEMLTGEQPYVGEAPMQIAYQHANDQVPAPSSKNPAIPAAFDELVRWSTERDPEQRPRDARELLDRLRSIESSVRRPDPIPTGATLVLGERGSTGETQFLGTTLLGPEPEAAEPDDASALLVRRSERRKRKGYWLFALVILLTALAGGTGWYFGSGPGSQVVIPDVRGAEMDAAEQTLLDSGFQVTRDSRYDWEIAVGLASATSPDGAAPRGSTITLYSSLGPRSLPVPDVVGTPEADARSALSEFAVAADAITQFDDEIPAGSVIAALDSEGNGLGDSYFERAPITLVVSLGSLPDLVGDSVEDAFAALTELGLTPVEGERQFVNDGSIPADHVISISPEAEGPVRPGATIIVTVSQGQDLVEIPATAGTPMAEALDALREAGFEVTYNLPDAFLPFATVTSTNPEGGGQAVRGSTIAVVGTITL; encoded by the coding sequence GTGACCACCCCGCCTGCCGATCCCCTGATCGGCCGTCTCATCGACGGCCGCTACCAGGTGCGCTCGCGAATCGCTCGCGGCGGCATGGCGACGGTCTACCTCGCGACCGATCTGCGCCTCGAGCGACGCGTCGCGATCAAGATCATGCACGGCCACCTGGCCGACGATGCGTCGTTCAAGGACCGCTTCGTGCAGGAGGCGCGATCGGCCGCGCGCCTCGCGCACCCGAACGTCGTCAACGTCTTCGACCAGGGCCAGGACGCCGACTCGGCGTACCTCGTCATGGAGTACCTGCCCGGCATCACGCTCCGTGACCTGCTGAAGGACTACACGTCGCTCACCCCCGAGCAGACGGTCGACATCATGGACGCCGTGCTCTCCGGCCTCGCCGCGGCCCACAAGGCCGGCATCGTGCACCGCGACCTCAAGCCCGAGAACGTGCTGCTCGCCGACGACGGCCGCATCAAGCTCGGCGACTTCGGTCTCGCTCGGGCCGCGAGCGCCAACACGGCGACCGGTCAGGCGCTCCTCGGCACGATCGCCTATCTCTCCCCCGAGCTCGTCACGCGCGGCGTCGCCGATGCCCGCAGCGACATCTACGCCGTCGGCATCATGATGTACGAGATGCTGACGGGCGAGCAGCCCTACGTGGGCGAGGCGCCCATGCAGATCGCGTATCAGCACGCCAACGACCAGGTCCCCGCTCCGAGCAGCAAGAACCCCGCGATCCCCGCCGCCTTCGATGAGCTCGTGCGCTGGTCGACCGAACGCGATCCCGAGCAGCGTCCGCGCGACGCCCGGGAACTGCTCGATCGACTGAGGTCGATCGAGTCGAGCGTTCGTCGTCCCGACCCGATCCCCACGGGCGCGACGCTCGTGCTCGGCGAACGGGGCTCGACGGGCGAGACGCAGTTCCTCGGAACGACGCTGCTCGGCCCCGAGCCCGAGGCCGCAGAACCGGACGACGCGTCCGCGCTCCTCGTCCGCCGCTCCGAGCGTCGCAAGCGCAAGGGCTACTGGCTGTTCGCCCTCGTCATCCTCCTCACGGCCCTCGCGGGCGGCACCGGCTGGTACTTCGGTTCAGGGCCCGGCTCGCAGGTCGTCATCCCCGACGTTCGAGGGGCCGAGATGGATGCCGCCGAGCAGACGCTCCTCGACTCCGGATTCCAGGTCACCCGCGACTCCCGCTACGACTGGGAGATCGCCGTCGGCCTCGCTTCGGCGACATCGCCCGACGGCGCCGCACCGCGCGGATCGACGATCACGCTCTACTCGTCGCTCGGTCCGCGCTCCCTTCCCGTCCCCGACGTCGTGGGTACGCCCGAGGCCGACGCGCGCTCGGCGCTCTCCGAGTTCGCGGTCGCCGCCGACGCCATCACTCAGTTCGACGACGAGATCCCCGCGGGCTCGGTCATCGCGGCCCTCGACTCCGAGGGCAACGGGCTCGGCGACTCGTACTTCGAGAGGGCGCCCATCACGCTCGTCGTCTCTCTCGGGTCCTTGCCCGACCTCGTCGGCGACTCGGTCGAGGACGCGTTCGCGGCGCTCACCGAACTCGGGCTGACCCCCGTCGAGGGCGAGCGCCAGTTTGTGAACGACGGCTCCATCCCCGCCGACCACGTCATCTCGATCTCCCCCGAGGCCGAGGGCCCCGTCCGCCCCGGCGCGACGATCATCGTCACCGTGTCGCAGGGTCAGGACCTCGTCGAGATTCCCGCGACGGCCGGCACGCCCATGGCGGAGGCGCTCGACGCCCTCCGCGAGGCCGGCTTCGAGGTCACGTACAACCTGCCCGACGCGTTCCTCCCGTTCGCGACGGTGACGTCGACGAACCCCGAGGGCGGCGGTCAGGCCGTGCGCGGCTCGACGATCGCCGTCGTCGGCACCATCACGCTCTGA